The following is a genomic window from SAR324 cluster bacterium.
TGGTTTTTCTCTTAGGGTTTAACAGCCAAAATCTGAATGACCGCATCATGGCCATGGTGTAATCGACCCTCAATCACTGATCGTTCCGTTTCCAAGGCATGAACCAGCTCCAAGCCTGCCAGTTCCTCACACAATTCAGAGAGCGTCATTGTCAGTTCGGC
Proteins encoded in this region:
- a CDS encoding SAM-dependent methyltransferase yields the protein AELTMTLSELCEELAGLELVHALETERSVIEGRLHHGHDAVIQILAVKP